From Rutidosis leptorrhynchoides isolate AG116_Rl617_1_P2 chromosome 3, CSIRO_AGI_Rlap_v1, whole genome shotgun sequence, a single genomic window includes:
- the LOC139897503 gene encoding uncharacterized protein — protein MSVFYMGFSLGDDLVEMKEDLVLKLNDERRESRSNVTIENSDINGFDFDTEFDFWPIQHPTEPSREDRPVECPMPHSSRLSNDDDMMQEDRFLECKIPEGSIVHYQENGARETTEPTIRAVRKRHHDHADTITPLLQTLPVYHHSFHNTNNTTIFNKCQQVHKFES, from the exons ATGTCAGTTTTCTATATGGGGTTTTCATTAGGAGATGACCTTGTT GAAATGAAAGAAGATTTGGTtttaaaattgaatgatgaacgaaGGGAGAGTAGAAGCAATGTGACGATCGAAAATTCAGATATCAACGGTTTTGACTTCGATACAGAGTTTGACTTTTGGCCAATTCAGCACCCAACCGAACCATCTCGTGAAGATAGACCTGTTGAGTGTCCAATGCCTCACTCTTCTCGGCTAAGTAAT GATGATGATATGATGCAGGAAGATCGATTTCTAGAGTGCAAGATACCAGAAGGATCAATTGTTCACTACCAAGAAAATGGTGCACGAGAAACTACAGAACCAACAATTAGGGCAGTTCGAAAGAGGCATCATGATCATGCAGATACAATTACACCATTGCTGCAAACGTTACCTGTTTATCATCATTCATTCCACAACACGAATAATACTACCATCTTCAATAAGTGTCAACAGGTTCACAAGTTCGAATCTTGA